In Alkalihalobacillus sp. TS-13, the following are encoded in one genomic region:
- a CDS encoding Rrf2 family transcriptional regulator, which yields MKISTKGRYGLTIMMALAKKHGEGPISLKSIAKDHELSEHYLEQLVGPLRNAGLVKSVRGAYGGYTLTRDPETITAGDIIRVLEGPITPVEIMDDEEPAKRDLWIKIRDAVKEVLDSTTLEELASYSGGDEDQKSYMFYI from the coding sequence ATGAAAATTTCGACAAAGGGACGTTACGGATTGACCATCATGATGGCACTGGCGAAGAAACATGGTGAAGGACCAATCTCACTGAAATCAATCGCAAAAGACCATGAATTATCAGAACATTATCTTGAACAATTAGTAGGTCCGCTCCGTAATGCAGGATTAGTCAAAAGTGTACGGGGAGCATATGGCGGGTATACTTTGACCCGTGATCCGGAAACTATAACAGCAGGAGATATCATCCGCGTACTTGAAGGACCGATCACCCCAGTTGAAATCATGGATGATGAAGAACCCGCAAAAAGAGACCTCTGGATCAAAATCCGGGATGCTGTAAAGGAAGTGCTGGACAGCACCACTCTCGAGGAGTTGGCTTCTTATAGTGGTGGGGATGAAGATCAAAAGTCTTACATGTTCTACATTTAA
- a CDS encoding cysteine desulfurase family protein, translating to MNSIYLDHAATSPTREEVVEAMVPYFTSQYGNPSSIHQFGRNTRQALDEARRVIAGSINANFNEIIFTSGGTESDNMAIIGTAFALQEKGKHIITTKVEHHAVLHAVEYLEENGFEVTYLPVDEEGLIDPQQVEDAIREDTILVTIMYGNNEVGTLQPIQEIGRITSEKEVLFHTDAVQAYGSVIIDVKHIGIDLLSVSAHKINGPKGNGFLYVREGIWLEPRAFGGEQERKRRAGTENVPGIMGMKKAVELIQDEKINRYGELLQMKKRMLEIFDDAGIEYVLNGSITNSLPHVLNISFPGTNVESMLVNLDLSGIAASSGSACTAGSIEPSHVLAAMFDDHERMTSAIRFSFGFGNTVEEIDRAANETVRIVNRLTSM from the coding sequence ATGAATTCGATTTACTTGGACCATGCTGCGACTTCTCCTACCCGTGAGGAAGTGGTCGAGGCGATGGTTCCTTATTTTACATCTCAATACGGGAATCCTTCGAGCATCCATCAGTTCGGAAGGAATACGAGACAAGCCCTAGATGAAGCCCGAAGAGTGATCGCCGGCAGTATCAACGCGAATTTCAACGAGATCATTTTCACAAGCGGCGGTACCGAATCGGATAACATGGCAATTATCGGAACTGCTTTCGCGCTTCAGGAGAAAGGAAAGCACATCATCACGACGAAGGTTGAGCATCACGCAGTATTACATGCTGTTGAATATCTAGAAGAGAATGGATTTGAAGTGACATACCTTCCTGTTGATGAAGAGGGGCTCATCGATCCACAGCAAGTAGAGGATGCGATTCGTGAAGATACGATCCTTGTGACCATCATGTACGGGAATAATGAAGTTGGTACGCTTCAACCGATTCAAGAGATCGGTAGAATTACGAGTGAAAAGGAAGTCCTTTTTCATACCGATGCGGTTCAAGCATATGGAAGTGTGATCATTGATGTGAAGCATATAGGAATCGACCTTTTGTCTGTCTCAGCCCATAAAATCAATGGTCCGAAAGGGAATGGGTTCTTGTATGTCCGTGAGGGGATTTGGCTGGAACCACGTGCCTTCGGCGGTGAACAAGAGCGTAAGAGGAGAGCCGGGACAGAGAACGTTCCTGGAATCATGGGCATGAAAAAAGCGGTGGAATTGATTCAAGATGAAAAAATCAATCGCTATGGAGAGCTTCTTCAAATGAAAAAAAGAATGCTTGAAATTTTTGATGATGCCGGCATCGAGTATGTGTTGAATGGATCAATCACCAATTCGCTGCCACATGTTTTGAATATCAGCTTCCCTGGGACAAATGTAGAATCAATGCTTGTCAATCTGGATCTGTCTGGTATCGCGGCATCCAGCGGATCAGCTTGTACGGCAGGATCGATCGAGCCTTCCCATGTGCTTGCGGCTATGTTCGATGATCATGAACGGATGACTTCTGCAATCCGTTTCAGCTTTGGTTTTGGAAACACAGTAGAAGAGATTGATCGGGCAGCAAACGAAACTGTCCGTATCGTCAA